From Aristaeella lactis, the proteins below share one genomic window:
- a CDS encoding DUF7601 domain-containing protein, whose product MFNRNDPERKIRQVKGWRRLTAFLCAFMLLFSSCGLNAFAQTIYSDPVTVPAQNTESPEETPAPADAAVTGEDAEPVIDESAAEDAAEVPGTDEPGEPAGETPAEDVPASGTDVEQPEGPDEEETAAEAGDNTNNDQTEEIGAEPGIEYFPGTLTLETAEGSVRIEYPAEARLPENTVLSLMPVKGTELYAALKSAAKLIRNEENDTWQRQVADEGNRFWMPALKDTDGNELRPQAGVTLSFTTHEAPKGAEWFRAGDNAGILEVQDGTVTITDYGMEPFGYALLERVQIGTVTQEYSAGDYTVTASYGPDAGFPEDTEMKVREIRPGTPEYALYSGMTEETLGEEWSEITLERYFDITFVSGGEEVEPQADVDVQILFRDIIELTEEHDVQAVHIENHEAVVIESETDSNEDSAKRNSEAIDTVSFTADSFSVFGVVQRKKITQKVLAADGNTYEISVIYGPDAEIPADAELAVTELQPGDPQYAEHLRKAVKAALEQSDRISGDEPVYINEDQYGRFFDIEIRSGGQKIEPDGNVSVKISLADAPEERTDELLVVHFAEAEPDILTADIGTETGIQFEADSFSVYGVITMPSSTPQNDLGDLDSRRFTMSHNGQYVTSTVDLGTTNQLHKTRNANEATVWTFEATDTAGIYNIFTTDAQGNKLYMNLNRRDPSRAHGAVSSTPQGFGVTRDSNGKYLISASIGSDTYWLNEFNAGTGFAGWYQRSAGYDLLDLQFADPVMENGKEYMVLAKYDGNYYIVNNDATLTPVDYDPVANRVAVDNPMLWTVDGTNPNRHIYFRSEAAGYTSDQLPSDYYRRYLDPSQANALSEENSGNVTLDPHSNQAWRDDEGHINYPNTIIRPTDAERSSNVNYYSQQVYTQPWNGNNHLGVELNSHGVPVRLVGQQSADNGVEILFADPTKVGDPIARNHSVNHIDISIAGESRVNVPLAYGTYYYRDPDTGAMIEYNVTTNTTLNLSTKVSIDPEDMKHATIKAYDKNNNELDDAFVITGYSSNAHNDVSAVQVRVEGRFKVAEVSTAYNWWEDTNSDRMKRERLNNQITYVVSAVKNEDFNMVDPDRGQLYEKMADGTYKPLSLNMDVDMTASFTYYDKLNECPPVRWNYDLWQSGGIIDGSGMDFVLGGDTEAASTSVVALEVTKQIVDENGMLVHPAEKIIHSVDIYGNTAKDANGLVANPNIVAEVNVNQYGTEFVPSGYTKYHSKNIAVGPNGMTVVYDYAIKPGMYYVTEDKSTIAQTFVDTSGDTWEYKETYIATEYVRRGNKYDDKEAYPDPRHLSKIYTMDDPVYAAVPEVVGTFKTLNNVEKKNGIVEFYVYNVYVNTSHTSLEVEKLWADGTPVPANAVVTFDLYYAKRQKTNNGEPVANLAPWPDYEEYLPVDGDPIFDPTIQKVLTMSTNEAAEDWTGTFTGMPANWRDADGNEWELDYFAKEAALTVDGENIISQYNQTAEKEEPAPEEVDFSDGKVIITNAAARTETTVKKNWSDDAAHYDDESITLKLVRYRKEAPPEPEEGVLHISHITSGIPASPELPAGFTATYSYVGPVSASGVPAGSYSVPPGRYTVTATVTNGGAPFGYTYSFTSDPVTVNVHENGVVTTEFTSFYSQNAGTLNITHASAGLSNSPALPAGFAVTYSCTGNGSTYQLQPGENTLPAGTYVVTANVSNGAPPSGYSYASTTEPMTVTVYSNGTTNAAFTSYYGRFVKVTAKHIQQRGVSWNIITDVYEKEFAVGTIIEIAYSTNYLDSELYINGQRVTTFHGDGRHTYSYTIQREGDILIEALDPWFPNGFTTKITVEAIGVSGRTDERHGLTAGLRAARYTASAGFTSGGSRLRASGLPEGYSRDEDWSETVTVSLSEDWTKVVSELDVYDEHGQPYYYAVEEENIPAGYDSEAGAPVSAVDIEDAVLTVTNTYINPTTGNLIVSKKITGNAADLTEEFTFTVTVTDAEGQPIPDGDYGAMTFSGGTATFTLTNGEMKKALELPEGAIFTVTEDPKGYTAVQAGGEDGDNVIEAGGTKHVDFTNTLDTFADLKISKTVTGEEINEDQVFVFTVTLPGHTGEETFDTVMASGGEDREGSLTFTDGTATVELKHNESLTIKNLPNGTDYVITEDNYTPEYYEPQIENASGTIEGGENVTVDASFINPKVPVVDITANKDWGTADYILEATAVQFVLKRTAGDGEPEVVDTVTLKAEDNWQVYWEGLDKYVNGELPEEERTAYTYSVEETGVYFGELVDGEVPEDGWVTDGETLAAMYKTEGGAVTMTGDYLNHGMATITNETETATVIVEKNWPDFADDDSFTWEAAFQLLADETPTGDHLIIRKDTPAEERTFANLPKFAVDENGEAKLIDYTVRETSYSVYENGELQFSYDGTNYIPDDRYKRYLSSYDSEFNEDGEEVITVTNVTTKVKSIRVTKEWMGVPIEETKDLPAASFALAYIPATGWGNPQPYEDDTGFDYTRIWLSYKNNWTWECPVDLPEEYRYFVIETPLTKPNWDSADEHVRTDPLIDEFPIMIEGYKCRDVIDTGNWSSLVHFQQPRNANIGNHGEIKILNKLPGYMQMDLKKKFLEYRDNGNGGQSLYTTTGEDQAQSNMIIELQMMRRTIDYSSGEDVYITGWQNYGKPIKLGYDAAGNDYVDNPNPFSVSSRGSWNFNVEDNNIYHGLPTKGLYRKADNSIIVVRYQYIYKEVQVYDGNLNPIGGQWTSWLPYAWDANGNKVRVSELQTAQDQDRMLNAPGTSLDIEKGWADNRVAANVEEVYVRVERREYGSNGPYEDYLSVISTETELGSLGQNHFITSGPDVYNPVTNRIVLNRNNDWKATIDKVQIFPNGNGAKQYEYRIIETGYMDLAGNVYLNTEAFEPITYYKHGHNEGDWVKQGSGVLLSREGPNKLKVENTSHFGPLQLTKQVPEASTEAAEEQTFEFHVEMLLPPGMELKPLDLVVENGTISDFTCEGEVAEFTVSIQGQGTVFIDGIPFGTTYEVTEPSVPEGWKQDGETVYSDEEGKQIALGDDPFDSVIITNIEVTSISAEKTWKQNGVTVDWPAEVTEITAGLYGSVNGGEPEPVEDEEGNPRRLTFGQNAKIADRTFTELPVYDEEGNPITYSIREESISGGQETADITDGVVTLAGKTWQALAGEPDEDNHVVITNSRTEIHLLKTDANTNEALADAEFRLMKLNGDSWEVFMDGITVGSEGEEKGRAAVDGLTEGSYTLMEMKAPAGYIALGMPVGFRVRNGEILFDNTGHVTYDADTATFTVRNKPGLALPSTGGEGTLVYTACGLGMILLAVILLMVRRKKWKNNCM is encoded by the coding sequence ATGTTCAACCGAAATGATCCGGAGCGAAAAATCCGGCAGGTAAAGGGATGGAGGAGACTGACCGCTTTCCTCTGTGCTTTCATGCTGCTTTTTTCCTCCTGCGGGTTGAATGCTTTTGCACAGACAATATACTCTGATCCGGTTACAGTGCCCGCGCAGAATACAGAATCACCGGAAGAGACGCCCGCTCCTGCGGATGCGGCTGTGACCGGTGAGGACGCGGAGCCTGTCATCGACGAATCTGCCGCGGAAGATGCGGCGGAGGTTCCCGGAACGGATGAACCCGGCGAACCGGCAGGGGAAACACCGGCTGAAGACGTGCCCGCATCCGGAACGGACGTGGAGCAGCCGGAAGGTCCGGACGAAGAAGAAACAGCGGCAGAAGCCGGAGACAATACAAACAACGATCAGACAGAAGAGATCGGCGCGGAACCGGGGATCGAGTATTTCCCCGGAACGCTGACCCTGGAGACGGCGGAAGGTTCCGTCAGGATCGAATATCCCGCGGAGGCACGCCTCCCGGAAAACACCGTGCTGTCCCTTATGCCGGTGAAAGGCACGGAGCTTTATGCTGCCCTGAAATCCGCAGCGAAGCTGATCCGGAATGAGGAAAACGATACCTGGCAGCGCCAGGTGGCTGATGAGGGCAACCGTTTCTGGATGCCGGCCCTGAAAGACACGGACGGAAACGAGCTCCGCCCTCAGGCCGGCGTGACCCTGAGTTTCACAACGCATGAGGCGCCGAAAGGCGCGGAGTGGTTCCGGGCGGGGGACAATGCCGGAATCCTGGAGGTGCAGGACGGGACGGTCACCATCACGGATTACGGGATGGAACCCTTTGGCTATGCCCTGCTGGAACGGGTGCAGATTGGCACTGTGACCCAGGAGTATTCAGCAGGCGATTATACTGTGACCGCTTCCTACGGTCCGGACGCGGGCTTCCCGGAAGATACGGAAATGAAGGTTCGGGAGATCCGGCCGGGCACGCCGGAATACGCCCTTTACAGCGGCATGACCGAGGAAACGCTGGGTGAGGAGTGGAGCGAGATCACCCTGGAGCGTTATTTTGACATCACTTTCGTCAGCGGCGGCGAGGAAGTGGAACCGCAGGCGGATGTGGATGTACAGATCCTCTTCCGGGATATCATCGAACTGACGGAAGAGCACGACGTCCAGGCAGTTCATATTGAAAACCACGAGGCGGTTGTCATTGAATCCGAAACGGATTCGAATGAGGACAGCGCGAAACGGAACAGCGAAGCGATTGACACGGTATCCTTTACCGCGGACAGCTTCTCCGTGTTCGGCGTGGTGCAGCGGAAAAAGATCACACAGAAGGTCCTGGCTGCGGACGGAAATACCTATGAGATCAGCGTGATCTACGGGCCTGACGCGGAGATCCCGGCGGACGCGGAACTGGCGGTGACGGAGCTGCAACCCGGTGATCCGCAGTACGCGGAACATCTGCGGAAGGCCGTGAAGGCAGCCCTTGAGCAGTCTGACCGGATTTCCGGCGATGAGCCTGTATACATTAATGAAGACCAGTACGGGCGGTTCTTTGATATCGAAATCCGGTCCGGCGGACAGAAGATCGAGCCGGACGGCAATGTTTCCGTGAAGATCAGCCTGGCGGACGCTCCGGAAGAACGGACAGATGAACTGCTGGTGGTTCACTTCGCGGAAGCGGAGCCGGATATCCTTACCGCAGATATCGGTACAGAAACCGGTATTCAGTTCGAGGCTGATTCCTTCTCGGTATACGGTGTGATCACCATGCCTTCCAGCACACCCCAGAACGACCTGGGGGATCTGGACAGCAGAAGGTTCACCATGAGCCACAACGGCCAGTATGTGACGAGTACGGTTGATCTGGGCACCACAAACCAGCTCCATAAAACAAGAAACGCGAACGAAGCCACGGTCTGGACTTTCGAAGCGACAGACACCGCGGGCATCTATAATATCTTTACAACGGACGCCCAGGGAAACAAGCTGTATATGAATTTGAACCGCCGTGACCCAAGCCGCGCCCACGGAGCTGTGAGCAGTACGCCCCAGGGATTCGGGGTTACACGGGACAGTAACGGGAAATACCTGATCTCTGCCAGCATCGGCAGCGATACCTACTGGCTGAACGAGTTTAACGCCGGAACCGGGTTTGCCGGATGGTACCAGAGAAGCGCCGGCTATGACCTTCTTGATCTGCAGTTTGCCGATCCGGTGATGGAAAACGGCAAGGAATACATGGTTCTGGCGAAATATGACGGAAATTACTATATCGTCAACAATGACGCCACCCTGACGCCCGTCGATTATGACCCGGTGGCCAACCGTGTGGCGGTGGATAACCCCATGCTGTGGACAGTTGACGGAACCAATCCGAACAGGCATATCTACTTCAGGTCGGAAGCGGCCGGATATACTTCCGACCAGCTGCCGTCCGACTATTACCGGCGTTACCTGGATCCGAGCCAGGCTAACGCCCTGTCCGAGGAAAACAGCGGAAATGTTACCCTTGATCCGCATTCCAACCAGGCCTGGCGGGATGACGAGGGCCATATCAACTATCCCAACACCATCATCAGGCCTACGGACGCAGAACGCAGCTCCAACGTGAACTATTACAGCCAGCAGGTGTACACACAGCCCTGGAACGGCAATAATCACCTGGGAGTTGAACTGAACAGCCACGGAGTGCCTGTCCGCCTGGTGGGGCAGCAGTCGGCGGACAACGGTGTGGAGATCCTGTTCGCGGATCCGACGAAGGTCGGGGATCCCATCGCCCGGAACCATTCCGTAAACCATATCGACATCTCCATCGCCGGTGAATCCAGGGTTAATGTACCCCTGGCGTACGGTACATATTATTACCGGGATCCGGATACGGGCGCGATGATCGAATATAACGTCACTACGAACACGACGCTGAATCTGAGCACCAAAGTATCCATTGATCCCGAAGACATGAAACACGCCACGATCAAGGCGTATGACAAGAATAACAACGAACTGGATGACGCGTTCGTTATCACAGGCTATTCCTCCAACGCCCATAACGATGTCAGCGCCGTGCAGGTCCGCGTTGAAGGCCGGTTCAAGGTGGCGGAAGTCAGTACGGCCTATAACTGGTGGGAGGATACCAACTCCGACCGCATGAAGCGTGAACGGCTGAACAACCAGATCACCTATGTGGTCTCGGCGGTCAAGAACGAAGACTTCAACATGGTGGATCCAGACCGGGGCCAGCTGTATGAAAAGATGGCTGACGGCACCTATAAGCCGCTGTCCCTGAACATGGACGTGGATATGACGGCCAGCTTCACCTACTATGACAAACTCAATGAGTGTCCGCCTGTCCGCTGGAACTATGACCTGTGGCAGAGCGGCGGCATCATAGACGGAAGCGGCATGGACTTTGTCCTGGGCGGAGATACCGAAGCAGCCAGCACAAGCGTTGTGGCGCTGGAAGTGACAAAGCAGATCGTGGATGAAAACGGAATGCTGGTTCATCCGGCTGAGAAAATCATCCACAGCGTGGACATCTACGGAAACACGGCCAAGGACGCAAACGGCCTGGTCGCCAATCCCAATATTGTGGCGGAGGTCAACGTAAACCAGTACGGAACGGAATTCGTTCCTTCCGGCTACACAAAATACCACTCCAAGAATATCGCTGTCGGGCCGAACGGCATGACAGTCGTGTATGACTATGCCATCAAACCCGGCATGTATTACGTGACGGAAGATAAAAGCACCATCGCGCAGACCTTTGTGGACACATCGGGAGACACCTGGGAATACAAGGAAACCTACATCGCGACCGAGTACGTACGCCGCGGCAATAAGTATGATGACAAGGAAGCCTATCCGGATCCGCGCCATCTGAGCAAGATCTACACCATGGATGATCCGGTGTACGCTGCTGTTCCCGAGGTTGTCGGCACGTTCAAGACGCTGAACAATGTGGAAAAGAAGAACGGTATTGTCGAGTTCTACGTCTATAACGTTTATGTCAACACGAGCCATACCAGCCTGGAAGTGGAGAAGCTCTGGGCGGACGGCACGCCTGTTCCGGCAAATGCTGTGGTAACTTTCGACCTGTATTACGCGAAACGGCAGAAAACAAATAACGGCGAGCCGGTGGCAAACCTTGCCCCCTGGCCGGACTATGAGGAATACCTGCCCGTGGACGGCGATCCGATCTTTGACCCGACCATTCAGAAAGTGCTGACCATGAGCACGAACGAAGCCGCGGAGGACTGGACAGGTACGTTTACGGGTATGCCCGCGAACTGGCGGGATGCTGACGGCAATGAATGGGAACTGGATTATTTCGCCAAAGAAGCGGCTTTGACCGTGGACGGCGAGAATATCATCAGTCAGTACAACCAGACAGCCGAAAAGGAAGAGCCGGCCCCTGAGGAAGTTGATTTTTCGGACGGTAAGGTGATCATTACCAACGCGGCAGCCAGGACCGAAACAACAGTAAAAAAGAACTGGTCTGATGATGCTGCCCATTATGACGATGAATCGATCACCCTGAAGCTTGTCCGCTACAGGAAGGAAGCCCCGCCGGAACCGGAGGAGGGAGTCCTGCACATATCGCATATCACTTCCGGGATTCCGGCCTCTCCGGAACTGCCGGCAGGTTTTACAGCGACCTATTCCTACGTCGGTCCGGTCTCCGCATCCGGTGTGCCGGCAGGTTCCTATTCCGTACCACCGGGACGGTATACCGTAACCGCGACTGTAACCAACGGCGGTGCGCCCTTCGGATACACCTACAGCTTCACATCGGATCCGGTTACGGTCAACGTGCATGAAAACGGTGTTGTGACCACCGAGTTTACCAGCTTCTATTCCCAGAACGCCGGAACGCTGAATATCACGCATGCTTCCGCCGGCCTGTCCAATTCCCCGGCGCTGCCCGCGGGATTCGCGGTAACCTATTCCTGCACGGGCAACGGATCTACCTACCAGCTGCAGCCCGGGGAAAACACCCTGCCTGCCGGTACTTATGTTGTGACAGCCAATGTGTCGAACGGAGCGCCGCCTTCCGGCTACAGCTATGCCAGCACAACGGAGCCCATGACAGTTACTGTCTATTCGAACGGAACAACAAACGCCGCATTTACGAGCTATTACGGCCGCTTTGTAAAAGTGACCGCAAAGCATATCCAGCAAAGGGGCGTTTCCTGGAACATCATCACAGACGTTTATGAGAAGGAATTCGCGGTCGGAACCATCATCGAGATCGCATACTCCACCAATTACCTTGACAGCGAACTCTATATCAACGGCCAGCGGGTGACTACCTTCCACGGTGACGGCAGGCATACATACAGCTATACCATCCAGCGGGAAGGGGATATCCTGATCGAGGCACTGGATCCCTGGTTCCCCAACGGATTTACCACCAAAATCACGGTTGAAGCCATCGGCGTATCCGGGCGGACGGATGAACGGCACGGACTGACCGCCGGCTTAAGAGCGGCACGGTACACCGCTTCCGCCGGCTTCACATCAGGCGGCAGCAGACTGCGCGCCTCCGGACTGCCGGAAGGCTACAGCAGGGATGAAGACTGGTCAGAAACCGTTACGGTGAGCCTGTCGGAAGACTGGACAAAGGTTGTCAGTGAACTGGACGTCTATGATGAACACGGACAACCGTATTATTACGCGGTGGAGGAAGAGAACATTCCCGCCGGCTATGACTCGGAGGCAGGCGCGCCCGTTTCCGCTGTGGACATTGAAGACGCCGTGCTGACGGTGACCAATACCTATATCAATCCGACAACAGGCAACCTGATCGTTTCCAAAAAGATCACCGGTAACGCCGCGGACCTGACGGAGGAATTCACATTTACCGTGACCGTCACGGACGCGGAGGGACAGCCGATCCCGGACGGGGATTACGGCGCAATGACCTTCAGTGGCGGTACAGCGACTTTCACCCTGACGAACGGCGAAATGAAGAAAGCCCTGGAACTTCCGGAGGGCGCCATATTTACGGTCACTGAAGATCCTAAAGGCTATACGGCTGTACAGGCAGGCGGGGAAGACGGAGACAACGTCATTGAGGCAGGCGGGACAAAGCATGTTGACTTTACCAACACGCTGGATACCTTTGCGGACCTGAAGATCTCCAAGACAGTAACGGGCGAGGAGATCAATGAGGACCAGGTGTTCGTCTTTACCGTGACGCTGCCCGGGCACACGGGTGAGGAAACCTTTGATACCGTGATGGCTTCCGGCGGTGAAGACAGGGAAGGCAGCCTGACGTTTACGGACGGAACGGCCACCGTTGAACTGAAGCATAATGAGAGCCTGACCATTAAAAACCTGCCGAACGGTACGGATTACGTTATTACGGAAGACAATTACACACCGGAATACTATGAGCCTCAAATCGAAAATGCCAGCGGGACCATCGAGGGCGGCGAAAACGTCACGGTGGACGCGTCCTTTATCAACCCCAAAGTGCCTGTGGTAGACATTACCGCGAACAAGGACTGGGGAACCGCGGACTATATTCTGGAAGCCACCGCGGTACAGTTTGTGCTGAAGCGGACGGCAGGCGACGGAGAACCTGAGGTCGTCGACACCGTAACGCTGAAGGCGGAAGACAACTGGCAGGTATACTGGGAAGGCCTGGACAAGTATGTGAACGGAGAACTGCCGGAGGAAGAGCGGACAGCCTATACCTACAGCGTTGAGGAAACCGGTGTGTACTTCGGTGAGCTGGTGGACGGCGAAGTGCCGGAAGACGGCTGGGTTACGGACGGGGAAACGCTGGCCGCCATGTACAAAACCGAAGGCGGCGCAGTGACCATGACCGGGGATTACCTGAACCATGGCATGGCAACGATCACCAACGAGACTGAAACGGCAACGGTGATTGTGGAAAAGAACTGGCCTGACTTTGCGGATGATGATTCCTTCACCTGGGAAGCCGCTTTCCAGCTGCTGGCGGATGAAACACCGACAGGGGATCATCTCATCATCCGGAAGGATACACCCGCTGAGGAAAGGACTTTCGCAAACCTGCCGAAGTTTGCAGTCGATGAGAACGGAGAAGCGAAGCTGATCGACTATACGGTTCGGGAGACTTCCTACAGTGTTTATGAAAACGGAGAACTGCAGTTCAGCTATGACGGAACAAACTATATTCCCGATGACAGGTACAAGCGGTATCTCTCGTCTTACGACTCCGAATTCAATGAAGACGGCGAGGAAGTGATCACGGTTACCAACGTGACCACCAAGGTGAAGTCCATCCGGGTCACCAAGGAATGGATGGGTGTTCCCATCGAGGAGACAAAGGATCTTCCGGCCGCTTCCTTCGCGCTGGCCTATATTCCGGCAACAGGCTGGGGAAATCCGCAGCCTTATGAGGATGATACAGGATTTGACTATACGAGGATCTGGCTGAGTTACAAAAACAACTGGACCTGGGAATGCCCGGTAGACCTGCCGGAAGAATACCGGTATTTCGTTATTGAAACCCCGCTGACCAAGCCAAACTGGGATTCCGCGGACGAACATGTCCGGACGGATCCGCTGATCGATGAATTCCCGATCATGATCGAAGGCTATAAGTGCCGTGACGTTATCGATACAGGCAACTGGAGTTCCCTGGTTCACTTCCAGCAGCCGCGGAACGCGAATATCGGCAATCACGGGGAGATTAAGATCCTGAACAAGCTGCCCGGTTATATGCAGATGGACCTGAAGAAGAAATTCCTTGAATACAGGGATAACGGCAATGGCGGGCAGAGTCTGTATACCACCACGGGTGAGGACCAGGCCCAGAGCAATATGATCATTGAGCTGCAGATGATGCGGCGGACCATCGATTACAGTTCGGGAGAAGACGTCTACATTACCGGCTGGCAGAATTACGGCAAACCAATAAAGCTTGGCTATGACGCGGCAGGAAATGACTATGTTGACAATCCCAACCCGTTCTCGGTCAGCTCCCGGGGCTCCTGGAACTTCAATGTTGAGGACAATAACATATATCACGGCCTGCCTACCAAGGGACTTTACAGGAAAGCGGACAACTCGATCATTGTCGTCCGGTACCAGTATATCTACAAGGAAGTACAGGTGTATGACGGGAACCTGAACCCGATCGGCGGGCAGTGGACATCCTGGTTGCCTTATGCCTGGGACGCGAACGGCAACAAGGTGCGTGTTTCGGAACTGCAGACAGCGCAGGATCAGGACCGTATGCTGAACGCCCCCGGTACTTCTCTGGATATCGAGAAGGGCTGGGCGGACAACCGGGTGGCCGCCAATGTTGAAGAGGTTTACGTCCGGGTGGAACGCAGGGAATACGGCTCGAACGGACCGTATGAGGACTACCTGTCCGTGATCAGCACGGAAACGGAACTGGGCAGCCTTGGGCAGAACCACTTTATCACCAGCGGCCCCGATGTATACAACCCGGTTACAAACCGGATCGTGCTGAACAGGAACAATGACTGGAAAGCGACGATCGACAAGGTGCAGATCTTCCCGAACGGCAACGGTGCCAAACAGTATGAATACCGCATTATTGAAACGGGATATATGGATCTTGCCGGTAACGTATATCTGAACACTGAGGCGTTTGAACCCATCACCTACTATAAGCACGGGCATAATGAAGGAGACTGGGTGAAACAGGGCAGCGGTGTGCTGCTGAGCAGGGAAGGCCCAAACAAACTGAAGGTGGAAAACACTTCACACTTTGGCCCGCTGCAACTGACCAAACAGGTTCCTGAGGCAAGTACGGAAGCCGCAGAGGAGCAGACCTTTGAATTCCATGTTGAAATGCTGCTGCCTCCCGGAATGGAACTGAAGCCGCTGGATCTGGTTGTGGAGAACGGCACAATCAGCGATTTCACCTGTGAGGGCGAGGTTGCCGAATTTACCGTATCCATCCAGGGCCAGGGCACGGTATTCATTGACGGTATTCCGTTCGGAACAACCTACGAGGTAACAGAACCGTCCGTGCCGGAAGGCTGGAAGCAGGACGGCGAAACGGTTTACAGCGATGAGGAGGGTAAGCAGATCGCGCTTGGCGATGATCCTTTTGACAGCGTCATCATCACCAATATTGAGGTCACCTCCATCTCCGCGGAGAAAACCTGGAAACAGAACGGCGTGACTGTGGACTGGCCGGCTGAAGTGACGGAGATCACCGCGGGCCTGTACGGCAGTGTGAACGGCGGAGAACCGGAACCGGTTGAAGACGAGGAAGGCAATCCGCGCAGACTTACCTTCGGGCAAAACGCGAAGATTGCAGACCGGACCTTTACTGAACTGCCTGTCTATGATGAAGAAGGCAATCCCATTACCTACAGCATCCGGGAGGAAAGCATTTCCGGCGGTCAGGAAACAGCGGACATCACGGACGGAGTTGTTACGCTCGCAGGGAAAACCTGGCAGGCACTGGCAGGCGAGCCGGACGAGGATAACCATGTGGTCATCACGAACAGCCGGACGGAGATCCATCTGCTGAAAACTGACGCGAATACCAACGAGGCGCTGGCAGACGCGGAATTCCGGCTGATGAAACTGAACGGGGACAGCTGGGAAGTGTTCATGGACGGGATCACCGTTGGTTCGGAAGGAGAAGAAAAAGGCAGGGCTGCGGTTGACGGACTGACAGAAGGATCCTACACGCTGATGGAAATGAAAGCGCCTGCCGGCTATATCGCTCTGGGAATGCCTGTCGGATTCAGGGTGCGGAACGGTGAGATCCTCTTTGATAACACCGGCCACGTAACCTATGACGCAGATACAGCCACCTTTACCGTACGGAACAAACCGGGGCTCGCTCTGCCGAGCACCGGCGGGGAAGGCACGCTGGTATACACGGCATGCGGACTCGGGATGATCCTGCTGGCGGTGATCCTGCTGATGGTGAGAAGAAAAAAATGGAAAAATAATTGTATGTAA
- a CDS encoding class C sortase — protein MKKAGKAPQGGTGKKKSHRVSNTILVLILLAGIAIAAYPAFSDYWNSMHQTRAIQSYAERVAEMDNEEYTAVWEAALDYNRRLAENPNPWAMEDEDIEDYERQLNVDGTGNMGFISIPKIDVNLPLYHGTSDAVLQTSIGHIDGTSLPAGSVHPDPDDFSKVEYASHSVLSGHRGLPSAKLFSDLDAMEVGDVFYLTILDQTLTYQVDKISVILPEDSSELSLFPGKDYCTLMTCTPYGINTHRLLVRGVRVENDKELLDVRVTADALKVEPLYVVPFIAAPVLLLLILWVVLFPGKKKRR, from the coding sequence ATGAAGAAAGCGGGAAAAGCTCCGCAGGGCGGAACCGGAAAAAAGAAGAGCCACCGGGTGTCAAATACGATCCTGGTGCTGATTCTGCTTGCCGGTATAGCCATTGCGGCTTATCCCGCTTTCAGTGATTACTGGAACAGCATGCACCAGACCCGGGCCATCCAGAGCTACGCGGAACGCGTGGCGGAGATGGACAACGAGGAATACACCGCGGTCTGGGAAGCGGCGCTGGATTACAACCGGAGGCTTGCTGAGAATCCGAATCCCTGGGCCATGGAGGATGAGGATATCGAGGATTACGAACGGCAGCTGAACGTGGACGGGACGGGCAATATGGGATTTATCTCCATCCCGAAGATTGACGTGAACCTGCCGCTGTATCACGGAACAAGCGACGCGGTACTCCAGACTTCCATCGGACATATTGACGGCACCTCGCTGCCGGCCGGCAGCGTCCATCCGGATCCGGATGATTTCAGCAAAGTGGAGTATGCCTCCCACAGCGTGCTGAGCGGTCACCGGGGCCTGCCCAGCGCCAAGCTGTTCAGCGACCTGGACGCCATGGAAGTGGGGGACGTGTTCTACCTGACGATCCTGGACCAGACGCTGACCTACCAGGTGGACAAGATCAGCGTGATCCTGCCGGAGGACAGTTCCGAACTCTCCCTGTTTCCCGGGAAGGATTACTGCACGCTGATGACCTGCACTCCCTACGGCATTAACACGCACCGGCTGCTGGTCCGGGGTGTGCGGGTGGAGAACGATAAGGAGCTGCTGGACGTGCGTGTGACAGCGGACGCACTGAAGGTCGAACCGCTGTATGTGGTTCCGTTCATCGCGGCCCCGGTTCTGCTTCTGCTGATCCTCTGGGTGGTCCTTTTCCCGGGCAAAAAGAAGAGAAGATAG